Proteins co-encoded in one Sulfuricaulis limicola genomic window:
- the dnaX gene encoding DNA polymerase III subunit gamma/tau: protein MSYQVLARKWRPRNFAELVGQQHVVQPLVNALDHGRLHHAFLFTGTRGVGKTTIARILAKSLNCETGVTSKPCGQCSACLEVDEGRFVDLIEVDAASRTKVDDTRELLDNVQYAPSRGRYKVYLIDEVHMLSGHSFNALLKTLEEPPPHVKFLLATTDPQKLPVTVLSRCLQFNLKRLPPEQIGAQIQKILDAEGIVHDAASIRLLARAADGSMRDGLSLLDQAIAYGGGQVAEAEVRAMLGTIDQNLIENILQGLEAGDVAGLLRVVSEAAEFGLDYEAVLKDLLLWLHRIALAQADPALAGEAGGDVLAHAGAMSPQDVQLYYQIGAIGQRDLPYAPDPRSGLEMILLRMVAFRPAEAGEVRSSVPAAVPAPKTAAPTTSVPAPHAAPSMTPRTDPVPVAPAAAVAPQSPGAPEAKWGDVVARLGLAGLLRELASNTTLESREGDMLTLTLEETHAKLLNKEREEELRQALEKYYGATVRLKMNLGRPSAETPAKERSRLQDERQQAAVQAIVEDPNVRALQEKFGARVNPASIRPKV, encoded by the coding sequence TTGAGTTACCAGGTTCTGGCGCGCAAATGGCGCCCGCGCAACTTCGCCGAACTCGTGGGCCAGCAACACGTGGTGCAGCCGCTGGTCAACGCGCTGGACCACGGCCGCCTGCATCACGCCTTTCTTTTTACCGGCACCCGGGGTGTCGGTAAAACCACCATCGCCCGCATCCTCGCGAAATCGCTGAACTGCGAAACCGGCGTTACGTCGAAGCCCTGTGGCCAGTGCAGCGCCTGCCTGGAAGTGGACGAGGGCCGTTTTGTCGATCTGATCGAGGTGGACGCGGCCTCGCGCACCAAGGTCGACGACACGCGCGAGCTGCTCGACAACGTGCAGTACGCACCGTCACGCGGCCGCTACAAGGTCTATCTCATTGACGAAGTGCACATGCTCTCCGGCCACAGCTTCAATGCGCTGCTGAAAACGCTGGAAGAGCCGCCGCCGCACGTCAAGTTCCTGCTCGCCACCACCGACCCGCAGAAGCTCCCGGTGACGGTGCTGTCGCGCTGCCTGCAATTCAACCTCAAGCGCCTGCCGCCCGAGCAGATCGGCGCGCAGATCCAGAAGATCCTCGACGCGGAAGGCATTGTCCATGACGCCGCCTCCATCAGGCTGCTGGCGCGTGCCGCCGATGGCAGCATGCGCGATGGCCTGTCGCTGCTCGATCAGGCGATCGCCTACGGCGGCGGTCAGGTCGCCGAGGCGGAAGTGCGCGCCATGCTCGGCACGATTGACCAGAATTTGATCGAAAACATCCTGCAGGGCCTGGAAGCCGGCGACGTGGCCGGTCTGCTCAGGGTCGTATCCGAGGCCGCCGAATTCGGTCTGGATTACGAGGCGGTGCTGAAGGATCTGCTGCTTTGGCTGCACCGGATTGCGCTGGCACAGGCCGATCCGGCGCTGGCGGGCGAAGCGGGCGGCGACGTGCTGGCACACGCGGGCGCCATGTCGCCGCAGGATGTGCAGCTTTACTACCAGATCGGCGCTATAGGGCAACGCGACCTGCCCTATGCCCCCGATCCGCGCAGCGGCCTGGAAATGATCCTGCTACGCATGGTGGCGTTCCGTCCGGCGGAAGCGGGCGAGGTACGCTCATCCGTTCCCGCCGCCGTGCCGGCACCCAAAACGGCGGCGCCGACCACATCAGTGCCAGCGCCGCACGCCGCGCCTTCCATGACGCCCAGGACGGACCCTGTCCCGGTTGCACCGGCCGCGGCCGTTGCGCCGCAAAGCCCCGGCGCGCCGGAGGCGAAGTGGGGAGACGTGGTGGCCCGGCTCGGGCTCGCCGGTCTGTTGCGCGAGCTGGCCAGCAACACGACGCTGGAATCCCGTGAAGGCGACATGCTGACGCTGACGCTGGAGGAAACGCACGCCAAGCTGCTCAACAAGGAACGCGAGGAAGAGCTGCGTCAGGCGCTGGAAAAATATTACGGCGCGACGGTTCGCCTGAAGATGAACCTGGGTCGCCCGAGCGCGGAAACGCCGGCGAAAGAGCGGAGCCGGCTGCAGGATGAGCGGCAGCAGGCCGCGGTACAGGCCATCGTGGAGGACCCCAACGTGCGCGCGCTGCAGGAAAAATTCGGCGCCCGGGTCAACCCGGCTTCGATCCGGCCGAAGGTTTAG
- a CDS encoding AAA family ATPase, which translates to MKPLRLVMQAFGPYADRQEIDFRQLGGRSLFLIHGQTGAGKTSILDAICFALYGESSGSFREPRTLRSDHAPPDVPTEVVFDFSVGAERYRIKRTPEQERPRKKGEGMTRVPPEATLWRRSDIDDDADDGTVLATQWMHVTEQVEQLLGFRCDQFRQVVMLPQYQFQRFLMANSTERQRILEVLFSTGFYRQIEEALKQSAVDVRRRCEDLAGRTGFVLAQAGAETVEELLGRQETLRRRASEVDTGLTAAAARRELVDRQLREAHQVDKVFAELTEAQVRYAEAETRRVEIEMLEQRLDQARRAEALRDAETYCRQRRQEHEAALLKRTNFAAQQERVLEAKLAAERALAAEQAREAEHELVRREIARLEALTGKIGELEQGTRDLSGHAQRVTQVTHDRNRAQEELRECSRALRQHQKDLVRMIELSGKTAEWRAQVKELQRLHKIADDLAEHQGRLKMQEHALESAEVLMRETKKSLNEAKKRFERLQEQRVKAQSTVLAKQLERGQPCPVCGSTRHPAPAHFRTAVPDEQEIAALQEELPRLEKTQDAAVQEAGQVAQRVAITKERIAKCLEDLGAQRKTSPAVLAKRLGEAQAELDKAKAASEEQGDLRRTIVDLQATETRLAGELPRLEEIFIEASTAHGRLQERIAGLEKDIPTTLRSLEALSAALAMSRARHEALKTAFEHASQNHDTVVTAWQACQAQLDGAEREVNETRARMDTAVEDFMERLREAGFADDAAYQGARLGQEECARLEQEIHAFRNGQVAAKARFDHVADAARGKVRPDLTALETDAANAQTEVNGLLEERARAGEQSRQIDSSVNELKFLQGEQAQMEAQLAIVGRVAEVANGKNIYGITLQRYVLAALLEDVLAAASHRLRLMSRGRFDLQRATERVDLRAAGGLDLLVYDAHTGTTRPVQTLSGGESFLASLSLAMGLADVVQSYAGGIRLETIFIDEGFDSLDPETLELAFQALGELLKSGRLVGLISHVAELTELVPARLEITKGKHGSHARLVHGETRVARHAATQA; encoded by the coding sequence GTGAAACCGCTGCGCCTCGTGATGCAGGCCTTCGGGCCTTACGCCGACAGGCAGGAGATCGATTTTCGTCAGCTCGGCGGGCGCTCGCTGTTCCTGATCCACGGCCAGACCGGCGCGGGCAAGACCTCGATTCTGGATGCCATCTGTTTCGCGCTTTACGGAGAATCCTCCGGATCCTTTCGCGAGCCGCGCACCCTGCGCAGCGATCACGCGCCCCCTGACGTGCCCACGGAGGTCGTCTTCGATTTTTCCGTGGGCGCCGAGCGCTACCGCATCAAGCGCACGCCGGAGCAGGAGCGACCCAGGAAAAAGGGTGAGGGCATGACGCGCGTGCCGCCCGAGGCGACACTCTGGCGCCGCAGCGATATCGACGATGACGCGGACGACGGGACAGTGTTGGCAACCCAGTGGATGCACGTTACCGAGCAGGTCGAGCAACTGCTCGGTTTCCGTTGCGATCAGTTCCGCCAGGTCGTGATGCTGCCGCAGTATCAGTTCCAGCGCTTTCTGATGGCGAATTCGACGGAGCGCCAGCGGATCCTTGAAGTGCTGTTCTCGACCGGGTTCTACCGCCAGATCGAGGAGGCGCTCAAGCAATCGGCGGTCGACGTTCGCCGCCGCTGCGAGGATCTCGCCGGCAGGACCGGCTTTGTCCTGGCGCAGGCCGGGGCGGAGACCGTCGAGGAACTCCTCGGCCGGCAGGAGACGCTGCGCCGGCGCGCCAGCGAGGTCGATACCGGTCTGACCGCCGCGGCGGCGCGACGGGAACTGGTCGACCGGCAATTGCGCGAGGCGCATCAGGTCGACAAGGTATTCGCGGAATTGACGGAGGCCCAGGTCAGATATGCCGAGGCGGAGACGCGCCGTGTCGAAATCGAGATGCTCGAACAGCGCCTCGATCAGGCCCGGCGCGCCGAGGCGCTGCGCGATGCCGAGACCTATTGCCGGCAGCGCCGGCAGGAACATGAAGCCGCCCTTCTCAAAAGGACGAACTTCGCCGCACAACAGGAACGGGTGTTGGAGGCAAAGCTTGCCGCGGAGCGCGCGCTGGCGGCCGAGCAGGCCCGGGAAGCGGAACACGAGCTGGTCCGCAGGGAGATCGCGCGTCTGGAAGCGCTGACCGGCAAGATCGGGGAACTCGAACAGGGGACCAGGGATCTCTCCGGGCATGCGCAGCGTGTCACGCAGGTCACTCATGACCGGAACCGGGCGCAGGAGGAACTGCGCGAGTGCAGCCGCGCGCTGCGCCAGCACCAGAAGGATCTCGTGAGAATGATCGAGTTGTCGGGTAAAACCGCGGAGTGGAGGGCGCAGGTCAAGGAACTGCAACGGCTGCACAAGATCGCCGACGATCTGGCGGAACATCAGGGCCGACTCAAGATGCAGGAACACGCGCTTGAGAGTGCCGAGGTGTTGATGCGGGAAACGAAGAAATCCCTCAACGAGGCCAAGAAAAGATTCGAACGCCTGCAAGAGCAGCGAGTGAAGGCGCAGTCGACGGTGCTGGCGAAACAGCTCGAGCGCGGGCAGCCCTGCCCGGTATGCGGCTCCACGCGGCACCCGGCGCCGGCGCATTTTCGAACCGCGGTGCCGGATGAGCAGGAGATTGCGGCATTGCAGGAGGAGTTGCCGCGTCTCGAAAAGACCCAGGACGCCGCCGTGCAGGAAGCCGGCCAGGTGGCGCAGCGCGTCGCCATCACGAAGGAGCGTATCGCCAAGTGCCTGGAGGATCTTGGTGCACAGCGCAAGACATCTCCCGCGGTGCTGGCGAAGCGACTCGGGGAGGCGCAGGCCGAACTCGACAAGGCCAAGGCCGCCTCGGAGGAGCAGGGCGACTTGCGCCGGACGATCGTCGATTTGCAGGCAACCGAAACCCGGCTTGCCGGTGAGTTGCCCCGGCTGGAGGAAATCTTCATCGAGGCGAGCACCGCGCACGGCCGCTTGCAGGAACGCATTGCCGGTCTTGAGAAGGACATCCCCACGACGCTGCGCTCGCTCGAGGCCCTGAGCGCGGCGCTGGCGATGTCACGGGCGCGGCATGAGGCGCTGAAAACCGCGTTCGAACATGCCAGCCAAAACCATGACACGGTCGTGACGGCGTGGCAGGCCTGCCAGGCACAGCTCGATGGCGCGGAACGCGAGGTCAATGAAACCCGTGCGCGCATGGATACGGCCGTTGAGGATTTTATGGAACGCCTCAGGGAGGCCGGGTTTGCCGACGACGCGGCTTATCAGGGAGCCAGGCTCGGGCAGGAGGAATGCGCACGGCTCGAGCAGGAGATCCACGCCTTCCGTAATGGGCAGGTGGCCGCCAAGGCGCGCTTTGATCACGTCGCCGATGCCGCGCGCGGGAAAGTGCGACCCGATCTGACCGCGCTCGAGACCGACGCGGCGAACGCCCAGACCGAAGTGAACGGCCTGCTCGAAGAGCGGGCGCGCGCCGGGGAGCAAAGCCGGCAGATCGACAGTTCGGTCAACGAGCTGAAATTTCTGCAAGGGGAACAGGCCCAAATGGAGGCGCAACTCGCCATCGTGGGGCGCGTGGCGGAGGTGGCCAACGGGAAGAATATTTATGGCATCACGCTGCAGCGCTATGTGCTCGCGGCGCTGCTGGAGGACGTGCTCGCCGCGGCCTCCCACCGTCTGCGTCTCATGAGCCGGGGCCGGTTCGACCTGCAGCGCGCGACGGAGCGAGTGGATCTGCGGGCCGCCGGCGGACTCGATCTGCTGGTGTACGATGCCCACACGGGAACGACGCGGCCGGTGCAGACGCTCTCCGGTGGCGAGAGCTTTCTGGCATCGCTGTCACTGGCCATGGGCCTCGCCGACGTGGTTCAGTCATACGCCGGGGGAATCCGGCTCGAGACGATTTTCATCGACGAGGGCTTCGATTCGCTCGACCCCGAGACCCTCGAGCTCGCTTTCCAGGCGCTGGGCGAGCTGCTGAAGAGCGGACGGCTGGTCGGCCTCATCTCCCACGTGGCCGAGCTTACCGAGCTGGTTCCGGCACGGCTCGAAATCACCAAGGGCAAGCATGGCAGTCATGCCCGGCTGGTGCACGGCGAGACACGCGTCGCCCGGCACGCCGCGACGCAAGCCTGA
- a CDS encoding exonuclease SbcCD subunit D codes for MRIIHTADWHLGRIFYGVRLIQDQAYALDQFINLVREAKPDAVVIAGDVYDRAVPPPEAVSLLDETLSRLVIDLRTRVILIAGNHDSPERLGFGTRLLSQSGLHVAGRVGLDPVWTTIPDAHGTVSFCTIPYAEPALVRERLGNPDLPDHAAAMRAVIAKARETRPRGTRSVLVAHALVIGSEESESERPLSVGGTGAVEPSVFDGFSFVALGHLHRPQRAGNDRIHYSGSLLQYSFSEAAHIKSVNLVELDAAGRCHLERIPLTPRHAVRCVTGTLEALLSAPAGNDADDYLSVTLLDKGPVFDPIGRLRSKYPNVLELKRMERLGRGDQAASRVDYRSLSDREIFTSFFQTVKGEAASEDEINAYLGVVERLHALERESQP; via the coding sequence ATGCGAATAATTCATACCGCCGATTGGCATCTCGGCCGGATCTTTTACGGCGTACGCCTGATACAGGACCAGGCCTATGCGCTGGACCAGTTCATTAACCTGGTCCGCGAGGCGAAACCGGACGCCGTGGTCATCGCGGGAGACGTGTACGATCGCGCCGTCCCGCCGCCCGAGGCGGTGAGCCTGCTCGATGAGACCCTGTCGCGGCTCGTCATCGATCTCAGGACGCGGGTGATCCTGATCGCCGGCAACCACGACAGCCCCGAGCGCCTTGGGTTTGGCACGCGGCTGCTGTCCCAGAGCGGTCTGCACGTGGCGGGGCGCGTCGGCCTTGATCCCGTGTGGACAACGATCCCGGACGCTCACGGCACGGTGAGCTTCTGCACGATTCCTTATGCCGAGCCCGCCCTGGTGCGCGAACGTCTCGGCAACCCGGACCTTCCCGATCACGCCGCCGCGATGCGCGCCGTCATCGCGAAGGCGCGCGAGACGCGCCCGCGCGGCACGCGCTCGGTGCTCGTGGCCCATGCCCTGGTCATCGGCAGCGAGGAATCCGAGTCCGAGCGCCCGCTGTCGGTGGGCGGCACGGGCGCGGTCGAGCCGTCGGTGTTCGACGGTTTTTCCTTCGTCGCGCTCGGCCACCTGCATCGCCCGCAGCGGGCCGGCAACGACCGGATTCACTACTCGGGGTCGCTGCTGCAGTACTCCTTCTCCGAGGCCGCCCACATAAAGTCGGTCAACCTGGTGGAACTCGATGCCGCGGGTCGATGCCATCTCGAGCGGATCCCGCTCACGCCGCGCCACGCCGTGCGCTGTGTCACCGGGACGCTGGAAGCGCTGCTGAGCGCGCCGGCCGGAAACGACGCCGACGACTACCTGTCGGTGACGCTGCTCGACAAGGGCCCGGTGTTCGATCCCATCGGACGGTTGCGCTCCAAGTATCCCAACGTGCTTGAGCTGAAGCGGATGGAGCGGCTCGGCCGGGGCGATCAGGCGGCGTCGCGCGTGGACTACCGCAGCCTGAGCGATCGCGAGATTTTTACTTCCTTCTTTCAGACAGTGAAGGGCGAAGCCGCGTCCGAGGATGAGATCAATGCCTACCTCGGCGTCGTTGAACGGCTGCACGCGCTGGAACGGGAATCCCAGCCGTGA
- the mltF gene encoding membrane-bound lytic murein transglycosylase MltF: MPMDRKLPGQWIGRFHAVSRRLRTVLLLTLLAPAFLSCTFFEKNKLQSVIAAGELVVLTRTSPTTYYETPEGPAGFEYDLVKGFADYLGVNPRFIVVPKFSDILPRFLEGEGDMAAAGITVTEARARLVQFGPPYQEIRQQVVYRLGTPRPADVPALVGRQIEVQAGTSYVERLHELKQEYPELKWAEVDRETEELLVTVWEGLLELTIADSNIVSINRQYFPDLQVAFTLAKPESLAWAFPRGEDQSLHEAAVKYLAETRASGKLAQLVDRYYGPASRSNFINLSIYRVRIRGLLPHYQMLFENAGKKYGLDWRLLAAIGYQESFWNPDAVSPTGVRGIMMLTQETAGHLGIADRLDPTESIDGGARYLQGLITRMPPGITEPDRLWMALAAYNVGVSHLEDARILTQKQGRDPNKWNDVKNYLPWLADEAWYPKTKYGYARGMEPVLFVNRVRTYYDVLVKIDEEEKAKSKPEALDLKAPAI; the protein is encoded by the coding sequence ATGCCTATGGATCGCAAGCTGCCCGGACAATGGATTGGACGGTTTCATGCCGTATCGCGACGTCTCCGCACCGTTCTGCTCCTGACCCTGCTCGCGCCCGCCTTTCTGTCGTGCACGTTCTTTGAGAAAAACAAGCTCCAGTCCGTCATCGCCGCCGGCGAGCTGGTGGTGCTGACGCGAACCAGCCCGACGACTTATTATGAAACACCGGAAGGGCCGGCCGGCTTCGAATACGACCTGGTCAAGGGCTTCGCCGATTACCTCGGCGTGAATCCCCGCTTCATCGTCGTCCCCAAATTCAGCGATATCCTGCCGCGCTTTCTCGAGGGCGAGGGCGACATGGCCGCGGCCGGCATCACGGTGACCGAGGCGCGCGCCCGGCTGGTGCAGTTCGGGCCACCCTACCAGGAAATCCGGCAACAGGTCGTCTACCGCCTGGGAACCCCGCGCCCCGCCGACGTCCCGGCGCTGGTCGGGCGGCAGATCGAAGTACAGGCCGGCACCAGCTACGTCGAACGCCTCCATGAACTCAAGCAGGAATACCCGGAACTCAAATGGGCCGAGGTGGACCGGGAAACCGAGGAACTGCTGGTGACCGTGTGGGAAGGCCTGCTGGAACTCACCATCGCCGACTCCAATATCGTATCGATCAACCGGCAGTATTTTCCCGATCTCCAGGTGGCTTTCACGCTTGCGAAACCCGAGTCCTTGGCCTGGGCTTTTCCCCGGGGCGAAGACCAGAGCCTGCACGAGGCGGCCGTGAAATACCTGGCAGAGACCCGCGCCTCGGGCAAGCTTGCCCAGCTGGTCGACCGCTATTACGGCCCGGCCAGCCGGTCGAATTTCATCAACCTCAGCATCTATCGGGTGCGTATCCGCGGGCTGCTGCCGCATTATCAGATGCTGTTCGAGAACGCCGGCAAAAAATACGGTCTGGACTGGCGGCTGCTCGCCGCCATCGGCTACCAGGAATCCTTCTGGAACCCCGATGCCGTCTCGCCGACCGGCGTGCGCGGAATAATGATGCTGACGCAGGAAACCGCCGGGCATCTGGGCATCGCGGACCGTCTCGACCCCACCGAGAGCATTGACGGCGGCGCGCGGTATCTGCAGGGGCTGATCACGCGCATGCCGCCCGGCATCACCGAACCGGACCGGTTGTGGATGGCGCTCGCGGCCTACAACGTCGGCGTCAGCCACCTGGAAGACGCGCGCATCCTCACGCAGAAACAGGGGCGCGACCCGAACAAGTGGAACGACGTGAAGAATTACCTACCTTGGCTGGCCGACGAGGCCTGGTATCCCAAAACCAAATACGGCTATGCCCGCGGAATGGAACCGGTACTATTCGTCAATCGAGTGCGCACGTATTACGACGTGCTGGTCAAGATTGACGAGGAAGAAAAGGCCAAAAGCAAACCGGAAGCGCTCGACCTCAAGGCACCTGCGATTTAG
- the guaA gene encoding glutamine-hydrolyzing GMP synthase: MTDPHSQRILILDFGSQTTQLIARRVREAGVYCELYSYDTPVEEIRKFAPRGIILSGGPESVTEAETPRAPQEIFDMKIPILGICYGQQTMTAQLGGTVEAGDKREFGYARVRMHGHSKLFHDLRDEQEDSGAEWLHVWMSHGDRVTRLPAGFKVIAETPTAPFAGIADEARGFYGIQFHPEVTHTTQGRSILQRFVHDICGCGSLWTPGHIIESMVQSVRAQVGQDEVILGLSGGVDSSVVAALLHRAIGKQLTCIFVDNGLLRLNEGDQVMETFARHMGVKVIRVDAQDRFLSALKGVADPEKKRKIIGGMFIEIFEEEAARIKNARWLAQGTIYPDVIESAAAKTKKAHVIKSHHNVGGLPEKMNIKLLEPLRELFKDEVRRIGEELGLPHQMIYRHPFPGPGLGVRILGEVKKEYADLLRKADAIYLEELYRHNLYEKISQAFAVFLPVKSVAVLGDARAYDYVVALRAVETVDFMTANWAHIPYEVLGIISNRIINEVRGISRVVYDISGKPPATIEWE, translated from the coding sequence ATGACCGACCCGCATTCGCAAAGAATCCTCATCCTCGATTTCGGTTCCCAGACCACGCAGCTGATCGCGCGCCGCGTGCGCGAGGCCGGCGTGTATTGCGAGCTGTACTCTTATGACACGCCGGTAGAGGAAATCAGGAAATTCGCCCCGCGCGGCATTATTCTTTCCGGCGGACCGGAATCGGTGACGGAGGCGGAGACTCCGCGCGCACCGCAGGAGATCTTCGATATGAAGATCCCCATCCTCGGCATCTGTTACGGACAGCAGACCATGACGGCGCAACTGGGCGGGACCGTGGAGGCCGGCGACAAGCGCGAGTTCGGCTATGCGCGAGTGCGCATGCACGGGCATTCAAAGTTATTCCATGATTTGCGCGACGAGCAGGAAGACTCCGGCGCGGAATGGCTGCATGTGTGGATGAGCCACGGCGACCGCGTCACCAGACTGCCGGCGGGTTTCAAGGTGATCGCGGAAACGCCCACGGCACCCTTTGCCGGCATCGCCGACGAGGCGCGTGGATTCTATGGCATCCAGTTTCACCCCGAAGTAACGCATACCACGCAAGGGCGCAGCATCCTGCAACGCTTCGTGCATGACATCTGCGGCTGCGGCTCGCTGTGGACGCCGGGCCATATCATCGAGAGCATGGTGCAATCGGTGCGCGCCCAGGTCGGCCAGGACGAGGTGATCCTCGGCTTGTCGGGCGGCGTCGATTCCTCCGTGGTCGCGGCGTTGTTGCACCGCGCCATCGGCAAACAGCTGACCTGCATTTTCGTGGACAACGGCCTGTTGCGCCTGAACGAAGGCGATCAGGTGATGGAAACCTTCGCGCGCCACATGGGCGTCAAGGTCATTCGCGTGGATGCGCAGGACCGGTTTCTTTCGGCGCTCAAGGGCGTGGCCGATCCGGAGAAGAAGCGCAAGATTATCGGCGGCATGTTCATCGAGATATTCGAGGAAGAGGCGGCCAGGATCAAAAATGCGCGCTGGCTGGCGCAGGGGACGATCTACCCGGACGTGATCGAATCCGCCGCGGCCAAGACCAAGAAGGCGCATGTCATCAAGTCACACCACAACGTCGGCGGATTGCCGGAGAAGATGAACATCAAGCTGCTCGAACCCCTGCGCGAGCTGTTCAAGGACGAAGTGCGCCGCATCGGCGAGGAGCTGGGGCTGCCGCACCAGATGATCTACCGTCATCCCTTCCCCGGGCCGGGCCTGGGCGTGCGGATCCTGGGCGAGGTGAAAAAGGAATACGCCGATTTGTTGCGCAAGGCCGACGCCATCTATCTCGAGGAGCTTTACCGCCACAATCTCTACGAAAAAATCAGCCAGGCGTTTGCGGTGTTCCTGCCGGTCAAGTCGGTGGCCGTGCTCGGCGATGCGCGCGCCTACGATTATGTCGTCGCGTTGCGCGCGGTGGAGACGGTGGATTTCATGACCGCCAACTGGGCGCACATCCCGTACGAAGTCCTCGGGATCATTTCCAACCGCATCATCAATGAAGTGCGCGGCATCTCGCGCGTGGTCTACGACATCTCCGGCAAGCCGCCGGCCACGATTGAATGGGAGTGA
- the tadA gene encoding tRNA adenosine(34) deaminase TadA: MGVTATQARDEAYMRRALDLARHAEQAGEVPVGAVVVVNDEVIGEGWNQPIVSHDPTAHAEIVALRAAATRMKNYRLTDTTLYVTLEPCAMCAGAIVQARVARVVYGAADPKAGAAGSVFNFLESPSLNHRAQVMGGMLAEECSALLRKFFEARR; this comes from the coding sequence ATGGGAGTGACAGCCACGCAAGCGCGTGATGAGGCATACATGCGCCGCGCGCTCGATCTGGCCCGTCATGCCGAACAGGCCGGTGAAGTCCCGGTGGGCGCCGTGGTGGTAGTGAACGACGAAGTGATCGGCGAGGGCTGGAACCAACCGATCGTGTCGCACGATCCGACCGCCCATGCCGAAATTGTAGCTTTGCGCGCCGCCGCAACGCGCATGAAGAACTACCGGTTGACGGATACCACTCTTTACGTGACCCTCGAACCCTGCGCCATGTGCGCCGGGGCCATCGTGCAAGCGCGCGTGGCGCGCGTGGTGTACGGCGCCGCCGACCCGAAGGCCGGCGCCGCCGGGAGCGTTTTCAATTTTCTTGAATCGCCTTCATTGAATCATCGCGCACAGGTGATGGGAGGCATGCTGGCGGAGGAGTGCAGCGCCTTGTTGCGGAAATTCTTTGAAGCGCGGCGGTGA
- the guaB gene encoding IMP dehydrogenase, with the protein MRIVQEALTFDDVLLLPAHSSVLPKDVDLKTSLTRTISLNIPLLSAAMDTVTEARAAICLAQEGGLGVIHKNLTPARQAEEVRRVKKFEAGIISNPITVTPDTTVRKVLELTRAQHISGVPVTQGDKLVGIVTSRDLRFETRYDEPVSRIMTPQDKLVTVKEGAGRDEILKLLHQHRIEKILVVDDKFGLKGLITVKDIQKSTEYPRSAKDPKGRLLAGAAVGVGAGTEERVEMLVDAGVDVIVVDTAHGHSQGVLDRVRWVKKHHPDMQVIGGNIATAEAAKALRDAGADGVKVGIGPGSICTTRMVAGVGVPQLTAIANVVEALKGTGIPVIADGGIRYSGDIAKALAAGAHTIMVGSLLAGTDESPGQVEIYQGRSYKSYRGMGSLGAMGEGSSDRYFQEHAKGDKLVPEGVEGRVPYKGPMINIIHQLMGGLRSSMGYTGSANIEAMRTKTQFVRITSAGIRESHVHDVTVTKEAPNYQRE; encoded by the coding sequence ATGCGAATTGTCCAGGAAGCCCTTACTTTTGACGACGTCCTGCTGCTTCCTGCCCATTCGAGCGTCCTGCCCAAGGACGTGGACCTGAAAACCTCCCTGACGCGCACCATCAGCCTCAATATTCCGTTGTTGTCCGCGGCCATGGACACCGTGACCGAGGCGCGCGCGGCGATCTGCCTGGCCCAGGAAGGCGGGCTCGGCGTTATCCACAAGAACCTCACGCCGGCGCGCCAGGCGGAGGAAGTCCGGCGGGTAAAGAAATTCGAGGCCGGCATCATCAGCAATCCGATCACCGTCACGCCCGACACCACCGTCCGCAAGGTGCTGGAACTGACGCGCGCACAGCACATCTCCGGCGTACCGGTCACGCAGGGCGACAAGCTGGTCGGCATCGTGACCAGCCGCGACCTGCGTTTCGAGACGCGCTACGACGAGCCGGTGTCGCGCATCATGACGCCGCAGGACAAGCTGGTGACGGTGAAAGAGGGTGCGGGACGCGACGAAATCCTGAAACTGCTGCATCAGCACCGCATTGAAAAAATTCTCGTGGTCGACGACAAGTTCGGCCTGAAGGGCCTCATCACCGTCAAGGATATCCAGAAATCCACTGAATATCCGCGTTCAGCCAAGGACCCCAAGGGCCGGCTGCTGGCCGGTGCCGCCGTCGGCGTGGGCGCGGGCACCGAGGAGCGCGTGGAAATGCTGGTGGACGCCGGGGTCGACGTGATCGTAGTGGATACCGCGCACGGTCATTCGCAGGGTGTGCTCGACCGGGTGCGCTGGGTCAAGAAACATCACCCCGACATGCAGGTGATCGGCGGCAACATCGCCACCGCCGAGGCGGCCAAGGCCCTGCGCGATGCCGGCGCCGACGGCGTCAAGGTCGGTATCGGCCCGGGCTCCATCTGCACCACGCGCATGGTGGCCGGCGTCGGCGTGCCGCAACTGACGGCGATAGCCAACGTGGTCGAGGCGCTGAAAGGCACCGGCATACCGGTGATCGCCGACGGCGGCATTCGCTATTCGGGTGACATCGCCAAGGCGCTGGCGGCCGGCGCGCACACGATCATGGTCGGCAGCCTGCTGGCCGGCACCGACGAATCGCCCGGACAGGTTGAGATCTATCAGGGCCGCTCCTACAAATCCTATCGTGGCATGGGTTCGCTCGGCGCCATGGGCGAGGGTTCGAGCGACCGTTACTTCCAGGAACATGCCAAGGGCGACAAGCTGGTGCCGGAAGGCGTCGAAGGCCGCGTGCCGTACAAGGGGCCGATGATCAACATCATTCACCAGCTCATGGGTGGCCTGCGTTCCAGCATGGGCTATACCGGCAGCGCCAACATCGAGGCCATGCGCACCAAGACCCAGTTCGTGCGCATCACCAGCGCCGGCATCCGCGAGTCGCACGTGCACGACGTGACGGTGACCAAGGAAGCGCCGAATTACCAACGTGAATGA